A single window of Oreochromis aureus strain Israel breed Guangdong linkage group 7, ZZ_aureus, whole genome shotgun sequence DNA harbors:
- the snx20 gene encoding sorting nexin-20, producing the protein MAAQQGAEELTEADTMTPEDSPGCSSLTTKELQQNWRAVKQRERPVRLLFEIPSTRIVEHVLHKYVLYQVVVMRSGSFDSRRVSVERRYSDFSRFHHKLLEEFDEELEEVQLPRKLLSGNFSPESIGERRLALQDYLAKLYATRCVRHSPCFSAFFTEQEQRRAHGLLRAGQFQPAAELLQTVLDIQEKLLPWQKPTLLVPALAALTVCYRDLDEPEQAFSAAQRAMPPVRRYGLTRYRAPLLELLVDLGYQLGRPVAQLQDELTALRDAERGEASSHSLKEVVIQEFL; encoded by the exons ATGGCAGCTCAGCAGGGAGCCGAAGAGCTGACTGAGGCGGACACGATGACTCCAG AGGACTCGCCTGGCTGTTCTAGTTTAACCACGAAGGAGCTGCAGCAGAACTGGAGGGCGGTGAAGCAGCGAGAGCGACCCGTCCGGCTGCTCTTTGAGATCCCCTCCACCCGCATCGTCGAGCACGTGCTACACAAATACGTG cTCTACCAGGTGGTGGTGATGCGTTCCGGCAGCTTCGATTCCCGCCGTGTTTCGGTGGAGCGTCGCTACAGCGACTTCTCCCGCTTCCACCACAAACTCCTGGAGGAGTTTGacgaggagctggaggaggtgcagCTGCCCCGCAAGCTGCTCTCGGGGAACTTCTCCCCCGAGAGCATCGGGGAGCGGCGCCTGGCACTGCAGGACTACCTGGCGAAGCTGTACGCCACGCGCTGCGTCAGACACTCCCCTTGCTTCTCGGCTTTCTTCACGGAGCAGGAGCAGCGGCGGGCGCATGGCCTGCTCCGGGCGGGGCAGTTCCAGCCAGCCGCGGAGCTGCTGCAGACCGTGCTGGACATccaggagaagctgctgccatGGCAGAAGCCCACCCTCCTCGTACCCGCCCTCGCCGCCCTCACTGTCTGTTACCGGGACCTGGACGAACCAGAGCAGGCGTTCTCCGCCGCTCAGAGAGCGATGCCTCCGGTGAGGCGCTATGGACTGACACGCTACAGAGCGCCGCTGCTGGAACTGCTGGTGGACCTAGGGTACCAGTTGGGCCGGCcggtggctcagctgcaggatGAGCTGACCGCTCTGAGAGACGCCGAGCGGGGGGAGGCGTCCTCCCACTCCCTGAAGGAGGTAGTGATCCAGGAGTTCCTCTGA
- the si:ch211-218c6.8 gene encoding apoptosis facilitator Bcl-2-like protein 14: protein MMSCRAKDAAATSEVFQLLEKYCSKRSKQGSPETAARTIAACRVKGNVPVIFPQGPTTCASFQKSLEVVLDGEGESSTCDEVHNRMLSTSAHMDDIVQRLVELIRAEGDDIDRKIQQNLDLQQQLRDLDYDMFKKLTSSVQSLVHPAERAVPSEVQIQRQTIALAFEVTSRLSATSLVHQRRVLSFGERYIRENHSAWVEQHGGWAEAFSID from the exons ATGATGAGCTGCCGAGCTAAAGATGCCGCGGCAACCAGCGAggtgttccagctgctggaaaAGTACTGCAGCAAGAGGTCAAAGCAGGGGTCACCTGAGACGGCAGCGAGGACAATTGCTGCCTGCCGTGTGAAAGGAAATGTCCCAG TTATCTTTCCTCAGGGTCCAACTACCTGTGCAAGTTTCCAGAAGTCTCTGGAGGTCGTGCTTGATGGAGAAG GTGAGTCTTCCACCTGTGATGAGGTGCACAACAGGATGCTCAGTACCTCAGCGCACATGGATG ACATCGTCCAGAGGCTGGTGGAGCTGATCAGAGCGGAGGGAGATGACATCGACAGGAAG ATCCAACAGAACCTGGAcctccagcagcagctcagagacCTGGACTACGACATGTTCAAGAAGCTTACCTCCAGCGTGCAGAGCCTGGTCCACCCAGCGGAGCGGGCGGTCCCCTCTGAGGTTCAGATTCAGAGGCAGACGATCGCTCTGGCCTTCGAAGTGACCAGCAGGCTGTCAGCCACAAGTCTGGTCCACCAGAGGAGGGTGCTGAGCTTTGGAGAGCGGTACATCCGGGAGAACCACTCGGCTTGGGTGGAGCAGCACGGAGGCTGG GCTGAAGCGTTCAGCATCGACTGA